A region of the Mytilus trossulus isolate FHL-02 chromosome 11, PNRI_Mtr1.1.1.hap1, whole genome shotgun sequence genome:
ATCCACCAAATATGCcggaaaatgtcacttttcagatggtttttgccatttagcatgactttatggtgccagtacccgatatatgtgccaTGTATTGCCAAAAAAAGCCCATATTAATGAAGctgaagcattctactgtccaaaaaataactaaaagtttacttttaacaattttgtaaaactgctatattttggggccaaaaaggtgtCTTAGCGGACCATCTCCTTTTACAAAGTCTATTTCTATATGCCATATCCTTTGTGACAGTTGGATCATTCCATCAGGTCCTTAGTGCACATTTTTGTTCTAAGTGCACTAAGGAGGTCCTTTGCGGTGTTTCTACGAACCGCATATATTTGAAGCTGTTCAAAATTCTGTACATTATAGGTACGTGTATCAGATCGGACAAttattgtcatatatataacaagaatTACTGTATACGTTATCTAGTATGAAATATGTCCACTGGACCGACCGTGCAAgtgctatatatattatatcatgtatatagccagtcaatattaaaaaaaaaagatgtggtatgattgccaatgagacaactatccacaacagaccaaaatgacacaaacatcaacaactataggtcacacaaggtcgttaaaaacttccatttgtttttgtccaCTAAAAATAAGCTCATAAAAACACGAATCCCCGTTTACTCAATTTCacctttatttgttaatatttctttatctttttctttcgATTTCATCATATCTTATTTGTGATATATGTTGTGTGGTCGAACATGAAATTGCATCCGATGCtacaaagaaaatttgtttaatgtcaTCTGTTGCAATATATGCTAAGTACTATACACGTGGACAGTATGTTCCCCAGAAAATCAGTTATACACACCCCGATATAACCCCGAGGGCACACGCTACTGTCATATGGAAAATTACTGGGTCGCCTGCACATTTTGTAAGATGATAATCAGCCATGCAACTAATTGGGTTACTGACCATGTCacttcaatttaaaaagtttatcgttagatatcaaaatgataaattcatttttaaataaaaatttaagaactaaaagatttatcattataatgaaGTGAACTAATTCAACCGAActcgtataaaaattatatacatatgtttttaaTCTATGCCGGAAAGAAttgaaaaactgtatttataatttttaatttgttttatataaatctgTGTAGGTCTCATGAAATGGAACTCACGCATGcctaatttagatttttaaatttattgaaaaatataacaaaaatttaggtttgatattaaattaaagttacCTTTCCGCGCtgtaatttatttgatatgacatgaatcaagcattttttttttagggatTTATGGGTTTGTTCATACAACGTATACAAAAAGAAGTGTATGTTATTAGTATTTCACATACCTTGTTTTCGCCTTGAAGCTCATTATTCAGAGTGTTTCAGACAAGATGATGAAAATAATGTGCAAGATACTTTTTTCGATTATCGTGAAGAGACAATTTTAATTCCCATTCCTCCATGCACTCTACCCCtgttgaattgtatatttataattcctCGTGCTTTTAATTaacccaccccccccccccccccccccctttcgtgGTTACCGTTATGCCAACAAATACCCGAGGCttgatttacatgtaaaaatcaTGGGCGGATCTAGCCATGataaagggggttccaactacatgtctcCATTAAATAAGGGATGTCATTGCCGCTGGGTTTCTGTTaccccacccttttcatataatttagatttcaaaagtgtataccttatttatatattgtgtaggttaaaacaaggatttgtatagttagtttctaactatacaaatccttggttaaaatgttatcttttcCCATAGTGTTTGCGTTTTGATTGGTGTGTAATGCAACAGTGCAATACCTAAGTGTCAAAAGAGAGTTTTTCACGACCTgttcacatatttttaaggttcctatattaaaacttttcctGATGCACAGGTAACCTATTCCAACTATCACCTTGTATATAGGAACTTGAGAGGGTTCCCGAGATTATCATTTATGCAATGATTGCTCACAAAAAGCTAGGGGAGTCCAACCCCGGATTCCATCCCCTTCGACCCGCCACAGAATACAGATATAATTGAtgattgttatttaaaagttatatactATAGCCACTATATTATAGTACTAGAACCGAACACCTGTTTTGggttatatatacatacaccacatcttcctatgacttttttttgtctatatagctaatttacagtaaataactgcgagaaaatgaataaaacacaaGTTGATAATTATCTCTTCTCTGCTAATTTTAATGTGCATGCAATATTCACTCTGATTTACTTGTGATACCACCGACACTAATAATAATTACCTACAAAATAATAGGTGCTCCTTTACTGGGAAGGACATTTCGGATCCGATCAATTTATTGGTTCCATTCCCCCGTTCTACACTTCTCCTCAGAAAAAATGCGTTGCAATGCGTCATAATTATCTGGACTATTAACTTTCTTCCATATAACTTCGAAAACAGACAATAATCTATTTCATTGGATGAGATTGGGCTCACGGATTTTTTAATGGATTggtaatttatatttatagcaCAAGTTTACCAAACAAGATTAATCACATTTTTATGGTTGCCTCCTGACTGACTTACACCTACACTAGctaaaaacatattcatatgaACATTTggtatcatttattttgtgtgaCAACTCTTCACCAATGACCTGAATGgtgggaaaggggggggggggggggtcagatGGGGGATGCTTGCCTCAGTCATGTTTctgtgattccctatataatcaacaaaatttttcACACAAAAAGGGGGGCAGGGATTTTTCCTTAATAagaaatctctattttcagaataagctcatacatgtcatataaaTTTGCCTTTTGAAGAACTGAAATTAATATGAGACGGCTAATGATTTTTTAGATGctttacattaaaatacattCATGTGACAAAAttacacaattatatataattagattAGATCCAAATTTAAACAgcgatttttttcaatatttaaataatgtaggATCAAATCTTGATACTTGTATGTAGTTGAAATTGTTagctttaaacattaaaaaatgaacaccCAAAATGTTAGCATAAGAGTGACCATGTAGTCTTTATTAATGTAtgctattgttatgaaactagGTCATTGTAGGTTAACTGTCATCTATTCCCTTAAATCTTTGTTCCCAGTCACcccaagtttgatttaaattagTCAAGTATATCTACTCTATTAGCATGATTAGGTCTCTAGTTTGGATAGTTAATAACttgcaaattaaaatcatactactcccaaatttatatttctttaaatattatggATGAAATAGCAAGTAAGAGATGAAATTAAATTGGATGAAAtgtgacatttatttttgttaaagtagtATGTCTGATGTTGTCAAACTTAATTATAGACCCTTAAGGGgtggatccagtcattttaaaaaggggtggGGTGGGAttctaacccaggacaaaaggggaaGGGGTGTcaaattacatgtccccattcacaTGCATTGATAATctaaaaaagggggttccaatcccttgaacccccctctggatctgtGCCTGccctttaaaaataaagtgatccttattttgagttaaagcttatacatgttatagatttttctataatgctcctcaggggcagatccagccattttcaaaggggggtcccaaccatGAGTAAagaggggttccaactataatatctcccattcaaatgcattggtcGGTAAAAGAAAAGTATTCCAACCCTCGaatctatggtcaggttgttgtctctttgacacattccctttttccattctcaattttatcatgtagTCGTCGTTTTCCCACGACATTTAGTTTCCGCTTAATTACTTTAGTACAAGTTGATAGAAATCTGTGAAATTCAAACATAAGGTTTGTGACCAGAGTTTTTGTTCAGAGTTTATGAATTAGGGGCCaatattaaactttgtttgattttatataaaattgaattattggagttctttgatatgccaaatctaactgtgcaTTTAGATTCCTAGTTTTTTGGTCTTGATTAAATTGGTCTAccttaaggtccaaagggtccaaaaataaaccaaggctccgtgttgaaggccgtactttaacctataatggtttaatttttaaattgttatttggatggagagttgtctcattggcactcacaccacatcttcctatatctattattttgattttaacaatatttaaattcttgATGTTCAgattaatatgctgaatctgaatatttacttagattttttttattatgggcccaaacaagttggtccaaatcggggtccaaaattttactttgtttgatttcaacaaaaaatgattgtatggggctctttgatatgctgaatctaaccattcgttaagattttttatattttggcccattatcaaattggtccacattgagttctaaagggtccaaaatttaactttatttgatttcatcaaaaaatgaattattgggattctttgatcatgttgatatgctgcatctaaccatgtattgagATTTTGAATATTGGACCATTTTAGAGGTTAAttgtcaatttaattttttttaagtacttggaccacattcattctgtgtcaggaACCTATGCTGCATCAACTATTGaatcacaataaaaaattaaaattcagaGTTGTATCGagtttgaatgttgtgtccatacttgcccaaacTGTTCTGGGTTCAACCTATAAGTTTGTATCAAGCTGAGCCATGCATAGCAtttttattggttatttatatattaatttgaaattttgacgaGTGAGACACATACAGATTATACTGTTAACAATATTTCAGAGTTTAACGTAGTCAAGGGAAACAAATTATAGAAGAATAGttgaatcatgtcttttttgtcaaatgaaaaattagtacgaacacaaagaaaaagtatgggaatgtttgttttttaaactattgacCAGGGTGAAAGTCTTTGAAAGTCATGACTGGCAAAAAGTTTGTGAAATGAAATAGCACACATATtccattcttttttaaatataactgcatataaagaaaaacacaaactgaTGTTTAATAATAGTGTTTaccctttttatgttttataggacaagaaatatagaaaaataatgaaaaatataaacagttacAATAGAAATGAGCGCAAAACAAGATAAACAGAATACAACAAGGCCTAAATGGTAAGACCACttctatatactgtaaattcagattttTCAGGGAATGGACAAATTATTGTGATTACAAAAAAAGTCTGCATAAAGATCTATGTTTCtgttatcaaaatatgatttcttATTTCTGCGATACTCACCCTGTCACATTATTCGCATTACTAAAAAGTTTGGATAATTTCTGAATAACagtaataaaagaaattgcCTTTGAATGATgactcatataaaaataagaaaatgtggtatagtcatgatagtaaaTGAGTGACttatccaccagagttcaatGAAGCGGATGCAAGAAATTAAAGGCCAATCATGGGCCTgctttcaataatgagaaaacacTTCCTTTATAGGTCATTCATTAAAGATCTCAACATATAAAGATTTGAACAATCCAtagttcaacatgttcaaaggcaataacaattaataaaaaaaaaatcaggccttatataaaatattgtttgtttttcaatccCGACTGACCCTGCAAAAATTGTcctactcataaaattttattgtcaaaactaagccaaatattattatattcatttctGATTTTTCGGGCTACCGGATCATCAGATAATATTCAGGCTTttgggaaaaataaaattatttacctaCCTACATGTACCTACCCACACCTGGCTTGTCAGAATAGGGATtagggaaacaaacaatatattaatttaggcctCATGTCTGTGAGCACTCAACCTGACCATAATATAGGACAGTGGTTCAAATATTAACACAACATATGAACATTCTATAACAACTATTGCAAGTGGCTCAACTTTAAATATCACTGCAAGGCACTAAACAAAGAATATTAAATCTTGGACACAAAGCACTGAAATAAGAGAACTCATAAGCATGACAAGtaagaatatcaaatgaaagtttctCAAAATGTTCATTAACCCTTTAACATTCAAGgattttttaccttttcttcCCGAATAAAGGATATCTGTTTTCAATCAATTGCACATTTCGATAAAAAGCTCACTCGAAGGACAAGTTAGACTCATCTGATAGATAATTGACCAAGGTTTCAGGAAAACTTGATTTAAGGAAAATAATTTCTTACGTTGGTCACGTGATATccctcaaaagtcacgtgacatgCTGAATTAAAGtgacaaaaatgtacaattcaAGCGGAAAAGCGGTTTTACAgacatttaaagacaaaaatagaacatagtttTAGTGTTAAATAAGTGCATGAAGAGTTTCGGAAACGTTATCGGTGAAAACTTTATACAGAAAGATGCAAAACTTGTCTGATTGGTAGAAATATCAAGACTCTAAACACCGAAAAATAGTGgattttttgagaatttttgtcATAGTCAAATAAATGACCCAAGTTTATGTTTAAGATGTACTATTCATAACTGCTTACAGAATAAGCCTTTAGGaaagaattttgagtaaattttgaatgaaaatctGGTATTTTTGAGTGCCCAGGCTAAGAATGTAACAAAAACAGAGGGAGAGGggagaaaaaggggggggggcggattttttctttttgatgtaAATCATGTCTTTCAGTTGtcttaattgaaattgaaagtaaagttaagttaagttacatttaatataggaatttattttttcatcctCCGGCAGTGAGGTTTGAACACGCGATCATCCGGGTGCAAGACTGTGCATCTTTCCACTGAGCCACAGAAACCATTGGGAAACTTATGAAATTTAAGCATATAAGTCACCTTCTCTGTTAGACTAGAAATTAATTTTGGGAGAACATAATCAAACTTCGTTTTCTTAAGAAgctattttttgaaaattattattttttgaagCAAATTTGTAAGAAAGTTATTCAGAAATGTTCGTTTTTTCGTCTATATGTCACTATTTCTATACCTTAGCGATACGATATCCAACACCCTCATAACCAGACACTaaagaaacaaagatttgttattGCTATTCCGACTTGGCTAacaatttttaacacattttagaTGTTCTCATCTCTTTTgctataaaaactgacaaaagaaaacatgaaaattccTTGTAATTTGAGTTTGTTTCAGTGTTGATACTCTATGAATCAgattttttgtatgtgtatgAGTTTTACTTACAGTTTTGATAGTATTCTTGTAAATGATCACGGCACAgttatcaaaattgtcattttaaaacaaagaacAGCAACAATTTGTCTTgtgacattttgtgaaaatatctataatactaaaattacgaggtccaatttgtcagccgtcatcacgtaaaaacgacgaatcacagaattcaactttatatataactaatatagtacaaaggtgtagattaaaaattacaccactccaggcccctttgttttccacgtaattaatattgccaataattaagaagttccgggtcgagtccgataccgataccaatagtatattcacctgttacctattacaatgtaccttatctgtacgttccgcatctgacaggcgcaccaccaaacggtgtattcaggattaatagaCAATATGCACTTCAATTTGTTAgagggcatgacgtaaaacagcgaatcaaagaattcaactttctttataactaatataggacaatgctgttgattaaaaaatactccattccaggacctttggttttccaaataattaatattaccaatgaATGATAacttccagttcgacgggttcaaacagaaagattcgaaagcagagaaaaactgtgtatcttataatcggcatgactttatcagatgacaatactaatactaaaataaggcttgcgcatagttatatactttaatcagtcacggacccgtaatatcacgggtgtgttctagttctatttaaaaatagaaataaaacagttttccTCCAAAAAAATCTTGTCAATATAGGGCAAATTGACATAATGCATTGTATTTTGTTGGTTTCAGACACCAAAAATCAAGTTGGTGGTATACTGATCTTCAATTTGAGCCCCCAACCACATATGTACGTCAAAAATTGTCAGCGATACAAAACTTCATGCAAACTACTCCGCCACAAATTTTGCTTAACGGTCAAATTGACCGGTAGGAACGTTAAAGGgttaaaacatgataaaataagcttattcatattgctgtttttttctcaatttataatatttttttttaattttgtgtatttataggtCAGatatcttggtttttatgatcatCAACAGGTCCTGCAGGTCTATACTGAAGAggaattttaattgttaatacTTTTCTACATAACGTGCTAATTCGATAATTAATGTGAAATGAACTCAACTGTGTGTTTTTCtggaaaaagaaatagaaaaaatccTACAAAATTGCTATAAACAAAATGGAGTACTATCAAAGAACATAATTGTGTAAAATGTAACAACCTACATTCATTCACTGATGGATTATtgagaaattaagaaaaataatagtatctttgtcatgtttgttgtcGAAATAAACACCTGCTTTATCCATTCATGTACATGGCTCcatcatatcaaatatacaaagaaGATGTTTGAAGAACATGTTGCCAAAATTTATTCGACAAATTAAAGGAAGATGTCATGTGGATTGAATTATTTATGCACTGAACTGTTATGTAAGGGGTCGAATACACAGCAGCTGAAACAGAAGACAAGTTAATTTGACATGAacagtgtttattttattttatattcaaatatgcATCATGagcacaatattttaaaataacatcagAAATGGTATGATATTCATAGCGTTTTGCTTATTATTGTATTGTCTTAAACATGCTAAATAGTCagccttttgtttttgtatgtttaatacTCACCATAGAAATTTATATTAcagtattaaagttttaattatcttttgtatCAATAGTTCAGTCTAggagaaaatatattaatactgTTTGTACTGTTATGAAATTTCCATAGAGcaaaaacatttccttaagggaaatttgatgttcaaAAATTTCcctagaggaaatttgaagaacaatgatttcctcagaggaaatttgttgtcttgaattttcctccaaggaaaagtgtttgtcaaaaatttcctcacaggaaaaagtatttcctccaaggaaaatttgaagctacaaatttcctcacaggaaaaagtttttcctcaaaggaaaatttgaagctgcaaatttcctcgaaggaaaatttgaagcttcaaatttcctcaaaggaaaaggatttcctctaaggaaaaagaatttcctctaaggaaataGAATTTCCCCAAAGGAAATAATTATGCAGCAAATTCCCAAAGGGAAATctttttcccttgaggaaaaaacaatttcccttgaggaaaaatctttttccttcagggaaatttgatttcccttgaggaaaagtaattttcctctgaggaaattgttgaaaaaggGTCATAACTTTTTCAACAGTGGTGCTAGAGCCAAATTTTTTTAGGACAAATATCAGGGAACCAATACCTACCAAGTTATCAACTTTGTTTTGACTTAACTCcaaaaattaaggtgacaacTTTTGCACTCAGCGGAATTGCAAACTTGTTCCGGAGACTGTTAAAGACCAAATACAtgctgcatagtcagctataaaatgtcCCGACATCACAAATGCATCAAATGTAAGACAATTCAAACTAgtaaactaacggccttattattATAGAAACAAATCAACgaaaatacaatatgttacatacCTACAAACGGTAACAACTGAAtgacaggctcctgactttggacaggaaCATACATACAGATTATGGCGACGTTAGATATGTAAGCGGAACCCAAACCCTCTTCCTTACCTTGGACAGTTGTGTTAGAGTACAATTATAAGACAgaactttaaaaatcagttggTATTAAAACTATTCTCAgttgaataaaggcaacagtagtataccgctgttcaaaactcataaatccatggacaaaaaacaaaatcgggataacaaactaaaaccgagggaaacgcattaaatataagaggagaacaacgacataacactaaaatgtaacacacatagactataagaggagaacaacgacataacactaaaatgtaacacacataaactataagaggagaacaacgacttaacactaaaatgtaacacacatagacACTTGCTTGATGTATTTACCTGAACAATAGTACTTCGAACAAAGGTATATAAAAGTAGATACATATTACACTATACTAAGTTGTAGATTGTGCATGTTGTATTTAATGTCTAGTTCATTTCAATCATTTGTTACTTGAATGAATAGTTGTATCTTGTTAtgttgtatgtatttattttgtatgattaATAATCCAAAGGATGATCTGATTCTAAGAACTTACCCACAATCAGAACATCTGTATAAGGACCCATGGCGTTGCTCCTTTTTTTCAAGGACTGGTGCACACTTGCTATCAAAGAGATTTGAtgtctttatgttttttataaatgtttaaataaataattcattttgaaattctttaattcTATGTAAAAGTTCTATGTAAAATctaggttttttttgtaaactgtttGATATTAAAGATAAAAGTACAGGACAACACACTAATTTACACAACTGTTGttgtcatttttcaataaagtaTAATGAAATACGAAACtattatagttttataataTGTCTTATCATTTAACAGTATgcttaaattatataaaatgtacatttggatgtttaaaacattcttcaatatttgataatgatgttaactttaaaaaattcgtaagggttccgcggaacccagtgtctcgcctacttttgctgttaatcacaggctcaacaaaaatgaggaaaaaaatcaataaaattattcctgttgatactatcttttgatcgtaaaaagcttctgtccaggtttggtaaaaatccaagatagtttatgaatctaataaatgttttaaaactttaactgcagactgtatgtaatgttaactggaagaaaaactaagtccatttataagtaaaatacagatacacaggtacaaaattttaacaaaatttccttctcgatactagcttttgatcataaaaaagcttctgtccaagtttggtacaaatccaaaatGGTATAGGAaagaagaaagttattaaaaaagttCAAACTTTAACTACAAAGTGCATGttttgtttcctggcagaaaatctaagtccatttaaaagtaaaatactgaaaaaattgaaatttctttttaaaaaatttacttctggatactatcttatgatcataaacaagcttctgtccaagtttggtagaaatcaagtatagtttaagaaagttattaaaatttcaaaaactttaaccacagagtgaatgtaatgtttcccggcagaaaaactaagtccatttataagtgaaatacggaaaaaatggaaatttatttttaaaaaatttacttctggatacaatcttatgatcataaacaagcttctgtccaagtttggtacaaaccaaggatagtttacaaaagttattcaaattttaaaaactttaaccacagagtgaatgtaatgtttaccagcagaaaaaactaagtccatttataagtaaaatactgaaaaaatggaattttatttttacaagattcacttctggatactatcttatgatcataaacaagcttctgtccaagtttggtagaaatccagtatagtttaagaaagttattataattttaaaaactttaaccacagagtgattatttgtggacgccgccgacgacgacgccgacgacgacggaaagtaAGATCGCTATGTCTcactttttcgactaaagtcgaaggctcgacaaaaaccactcttttgtagataatactatttttcatattaatcaATGTAAAATGATTACTTGTATCATCAATACATATACTGTTATGATTAATTGTGTTATCAATATGATCAATGCAGTGCTTATCATAGGTTTTGTATAACTGCATGAGAAATTTGTTCATTACTTGTGGACTGTGTTATTTCGTTACTTAAAGCGCTTCATTAATCGGAAAACACTGTCCACGTCAGTAGTTACCGATATAGTTTATgttacttataaaaaagaacgTGTATTTTGGAgatctaatttaaaaaagtagGTATGTTTCAAGCTTTCAATCTTAAATTGTGGTATGTGTATTTGTCAATCATTTCTGGCTATAtatgaactttaaaaataatttcactcAATATTTTGAAGTTTTGCAAGGTTTATGATGCAAACTGTATCAATTTAAAAGACATCGCATATTGTTATATTTACCTAATATTATATGTCCCTATCATTTGTCTGATGTCATCTTCAGCTACAGATTTACGACTAAAGGATATTTTGGGAAACTTTGGAAGAGAATTTATATGTAGTTTGTCAATTTCTTCTTTCAGACTATTGATCTTTTGTACCAAATTTCCATCCTGTCGGGTCTTAGTTAGTTCAGTTCTCTTTCTGTCTAATATATGTGCGGCTACAAGCTCGGATTTAGCATCATCTAACATATTCATCAGCTTGTCTTTCTCCTTCTTGGATTGTTCTTTCACTAAAGTAATCATCTGAGCTACGGTTTCATCAACCATACTTTTAATCTTACCGCCTTCGTCGTTGATGGCTTTTATAACAGACTCAACAGAATTATCAAACGATATCAAACTATCctcaattttctttatattttgatttgctTCATTTGTTGTGGCACGaattttcgttttgttttcCCCTTGAAGTTGAACGATGACATCTAAAATCTGGGAAAATGTATGCCCATTGTGTTTTCCTGTCACACAACGTGTGCATATCTGTGCATTACAtgtgttacaatttaaagtCAATTCTTCTTTGTGTTCATTACATTTAGATTTACCTTCCGGGATAAGTTCGGAAGCTTTTTGAAACTGGTGGTTTCTCGATAACTTCTGTCTATTATGTAGTAAATTACAATTTCCACAATAGTATTCTTCACAGTCAATGCAATAGTGTGATCCAGGAGCGCTCACGCA
Encoded here:
- the LOC134689950 gene encoding transcription intermediary factor 1-beta-like, with amino-acid sequence MAQAASKTCEVCVSAPGSHYCIDCEEYYCGNCNLLHNRQKLSRNHQFQKASELIPEGKSKCNEHKEELTLNCNTCNAQICTRCVTGKHNGHTFSQILDVIVQLQGENKTKIRATTNEANQNIKKIEDSLISFDNSVESVIKAINDEGGKIKSMVDETVAQMITLVKEQSKKEKDKLMNMLDDAKSELVAAHILDRKRTELTKTRQDGNLVQKINSLKEEIDKLHINSLPKFPKISFSRKSVAEDDIRQMIGTYNIR